A DNA window from Bdellovibrio sp. BCCA contains the following coding sequences:
- the rimO gene encoding 30S ribosomal protein S12 methylthiotransferase RimO has product MKQETNQNNKVHFISLGCPKNLVDSEIMAGTLMKDGYQVVGEAAEADTVIVNTCGFIEDSKKESIQRILDMSDLKQEGKIKKVVVAGCLTQRYKDELVEGLPEADLFVGSGEFQNIAKILKNSDAGDKKKTFFNLPTYLQEEETPRVNSQPGHRAYLKISEGCMKRCAFCAIPLIRGNLQSRSIDAIVAEARLLVAGGVKELIIISHDFTDYGWDIRRKDPTRKESPVELLKALDQVEGLQWIRLMYLYPDGITPEMVQVIKNSKKIVKYFDMPLQHINDAVLKSMNRKMTRDEIETALMNIREYIPEAVIRTQFIVGFPGETQEQFEELLQFVADQQFDRVGCFKYSPEENTPGGRMENQVDEETKQYRHDALMEVQQNISREKHRDFVGKTIEVIVEGFSEETDLLLQGRFWGQAPDIDGVVLINDGQAQVGDMVKVHVTDSLEYDLVGEIVVEN; this is encoded by the coding sequence ATGAAACAAGAGACAAACCAAAACAACAAAGTTCATTTTATCTCTCTTGGTTGTCCTAAAAACTTAGTCGACAGTGAGATCATGGCCGGTACTTTGATGAAAGACGGCTATCAAGTTGTTGGTGAAGCGGCGGAAGCGGACACTGTCATCGTCAACACTTGCGGCTTTATTGAAGACTCTAAAAAAGAATCCATCCAACGTATCTTGGACATGAGTGACCTTAAACAAGAAGGCAAAATCAAAAAAGTCGTCGTAGCAGGCTGCCTTACTCAACGCTACAAAGATGAACTAGTGGAAGGTTTGCCAGAGGCAGATCTTTTCGTGGGTTCAGGTGAATTCCAAAACATCGCGAAGATCTTGAAAAACTCAGATGCTGGCGACAAGAAGAAAACATTCTTCAATTTGCCGACATACTTGCAAGAAGAAGAAACTCCACGCGTAAACTCTCAACCAGGCCACCGTGCTTATTTGAAAATCTCTGAAGGTTGCATGAAGCGTTGTGCATTCTGCGCGATTCCTTTGATCCGTGGAAACCTGCAATCTCGTTCTATCGACGCGATCGTGGCGGAAGCTCGTCTTCTTGTGGCTGGTGGGGTGAAAGAGTTGATCATTATTTCTCACGACTTTACTGACTACGGTTGGGATATTCGCCGTAAAGATCCAACTCGCAAAGAAAGTCCGGTTGAGTTGTTGAAAGCCTTGGATCAAGTTGAAGGCCTTCAATGGATTCGTTTGATGTACTTGTATCCAGATGGAATTACTCCGGAGATGGTTCAAGTTATCAAGAACAGCAAAAAAATCGTGAAGTATTTCGATATGCCTTTGCAACACATCAACGATGCTGTTCTTAAGAGCATGAACCGCAAGATGACTCGCGATGAAATTGAAACCGCTTTGATGAACATTCGCGAATACATCCCTGAGGCTGTGATTCGCACACAATTCATCGTTGGTTTCCCTGGTGAAACTCAAGAGCAGTTTGAAGAACTTCTTCAGTTCGTGGCAGATCAACAGTTCGACCGTGTCGGTTGCTTTAAGTATTCTCCTGAAGAGAACACTCCAGGCGGCCGCATGGAAAATCAGGTTGATGAAGAAACAAAACAATACCGCCACGATGCCTTGATGGAAGTTCAGCAAAATATTTCTCGTGAAAAACACCGCGATTTCGTAGGTAAAACTATCGAAGTGATCGTCGAAGGTTTCAGCGAAGAAACAGATTTGTTATTGCAAGGACGTTTCTGGGGACAAGCTCCCGACATCGACGGCGTTGTTTTAATCAACGATGGCCAAGCGCAAGTCGGTGACATGGTGAAAGTCCACGTCACAGACAGCTTGGAATACGATCTTGTCGGCGAAATCGTTGTCGAGAACTAG
- a CDS encoding 2Fe-2S iron-sulfur cluster-binding protein, with product MNATKSGKYINFLPEHPHVVVSQKDHSILDVALREGIEINHTCGGNGTCGTCLVHVVEGLEKLGPRTEIEEEMAQDRGFKAHERLACQNQPVEGLSVEIKKDPME from the coding sequence GTGAATGCGACTAAGTCTGGAAAATATATCAACTTTTTACCAGAGCACCCCCATGTCGTAGTGAGTCAAAAAGACCATAGCATTCTGGATGTGGCTTTGCGAGAGGGAATTGAGATCAACCATACCTGTGGCGGGAATGGGACTTGTGGAACTTGCCTTGTTCACGTCGTCGAAGGACTAGAAAAACTAGGGCCGAGAACCGAAATCGAAGAAGAGATGGCCCAAGACCGTGGCTTTAAAGCGCACGAACGTCTGGCTTGCCAAAATCAGCCAGTCGAAGGCTTAAGCGTAGAAATTAAAAAAGACCCTATGGAGTGA
- a CDS encoding DUF2203 domain-containing protein, giving the protein MLENVVEINRKKTFTLQEARLLLPIIYRMTEESSREVKVHLNRIEAFSDKSHPSVAIIEEQINVIIDRWQVKVQKLGAEPKGLWMADFDNAEGYYCWKFPETEINHWHGYQDGFSGRILVE; this is encoded by the coding sequence GTGCTAGAGAATGTGGTTGAAATCAATCGCAAGAAAACATTTACGTTGCAGGAAGCACGTCTTCTTTTGCCCATCATCTATCGCATGACGGAAGAGTCCAGCCGCGAAGTCAAAGTTCACTTGAACAGAATCGAGGCTTTCTCGGACAAGTCTCATCCATCCGTGGCTATTATCGAAGAGCAAATCAACGTCATTATTGATCGTTGGCAAGTGAAGGTCCAAAAGTTGGGGGCCGAGCCTAAGGGCCTTTGGATGGCCGACTTTGATAATGCCGAAGGATATTATTGCTGGAAGTTTCCAGAAACGGAAATTAATCACTGGCATGGCTACCAAGACGGCTTTTCTGGGCGTATATTGGTTGAATGA
- a CDS encoding ArnT family glycosyltransferase — protein sequence MKDFRRIWGLSLFVKLILAALIPLSADEAYYWVWAQRLQLSYFDHPPMVAWLFSIGHFLEPFANAVRWPAVILGHGMLAVWYLILKDRVDFAKIRTWTYLVLFSPLLGFGSLIVTPDLPVMFFWSLAILFALKALEEKSLLAYLGLGAALGLGFCSKYHIVLFVPCLLVFLFVEKKWKDVKWSGVLLTIITGLLFSAPVIVWNAQNGFASFEFQLKHGLEKTSYNPEWTISYVLGQILILFPLVFWAAIRAKVPKNMRWLYYFGWGPLLFFLYTSFRALVEANWPIIAYPAVLGLALFYSRTQKWLKYYVGFWGLIFVIVIATLFTPALRNLSEKVQEPYVLQEISSIAHEYKPLYASSYQMASSIWYFSKVPTFKLQGISRYDFFDTLPEAMPNGKQFYLVKRERNGLPKWISEQQWQMKEIKKISPDFVLLEFTRP from the coding sequence TTGAAAGATTTCCGTCGCATTTGGGGCTTAAGCCTTTTCGTTAAACTGATCCTTGCGGCACTCATTCCTTTGAGTGCCGATGAAGCTTATTACTGGGTGTGGGCGCAGCGCCTGCAACTAAGTTACTTCGATCATCCACCAATGGTGGCGTGGTTGTTTTCCATCGGACATTTCCTTGAGCCCTTTGCAAATGCTGTTCGCTGGCCGGCTGTGATTTTAGGTCATGGCATGTTGGCCGTCTGGTACTTGATTCTGAAAGACCGCGTGGATTTTGCGAAAATCAGAACGTGGACTTACCTGGTTTTATTTTCTCCCCTTCTTGGTTTTGGCTCTTTGATCGTGACACCTGATTTGCCTGTGATGTTCTTTTGGTCACTGGCGATTCTTTTCGCTTTGAAAGCTTTGGAAGAAAAATCTTTGCTCGCGTATTTGGGTTTGGGCGCAGCTCTTGGTTTAGGATTTTGCTCGAAATATCATATTGTTCTTTTTGTTCCCTGCCTGCTTGTGTTTCTTTTTGTCGAAAAAAAATGGAAAGACGTCAAGTGGAGTGGTGTTCTTCTCACAATCATCACAGGACTTCTTTTTTCTGCGCCTGTGATTGTGTGGAATGCGCAAAATGGTTTTGCTTCTTTTGAGTTTCAGCTAAAGCACGGTTTGGAGAAAACCTCTTACAATCCTGAGTGGACGATTTCATATGTTTTAGGACAAATCCTGATTCTTTTTCCTTTGGTGTTTTGGGCCGCTATTCGCGCCAAAGTTCCTAAGAACATGCGCTGGCTGTATTATTTCGGTTGGGGACCACTGCTATTTTTCCTTTACACTTCGTTTAGGGCATTAGTGGAAGCGAATTGGCCGATCATTGCTTATCCGGCTGTGCTTGGTTTGGCTCTTTTTTATTCTCGAACACAGAAATGGCTTAAATACTATGTTGGATTCTGGGGACTAATTTTTGTTATCGTGATCGCAACACTTTTCACACCCGCACTTCGCAACCTCAGTGAAAAAGTTCAAGAGCCCTATGTACTTCAAGAAATCAGCTCTATTGCTCACGAATACAAGCCCCTCTATGCGAGCTCTTATCAAATGGCGTCATCCATTTGGTATTTCAGCAAAGTTCCGACGTTCAAGCTTCAAGGAATCAGTCGCTATGACTTCTTTGACACACTTCCTGAAGCCATGCCCAATGGAAAACAGTTTTATTTGGTGAAGCGCGAGAGAAATGGTTTACCAAAGTGGATTTCCGAACAACAATGGCAAATGAAAGAGATCAAAAAGATCTCTCCGGATTTTGTATTGTTGGAATTCACTCGACCATGA
- a CDS encoding helix-turn-helix domain-containing protein, which translates to MKKTGEILKKAREEKGLSLHEIGLSLKINSKVLKAIEEGDDAHLPAKTFLRGFVQSYANFLHLDSEKVLEVFYEEMGSTRPKPYIRPHDGEKAEVKEEAATTTATSAQASTSTATPAAKTETSEATVTPIRKATPPPSSSDGMQSLRENKSSKTIIIAVIGVVLVGLILFTKKMIDKYSKEAEVPSGEVAQTIEGATPVTEETPTLVENESADKKETTSPLGNLTTAPTPSAPASLPSPTPTPVKPMTAATPVATPTPSPTPVTKPSPTPTPVASPSPSPTPSATPVASPSPTPTPKPTPKEESNKPVELIVEALDTVEIEYASPTGKPQKIKLSAEQVHTFKSKSGLKINFSNGGAVNLILNGKEVGIPGDLGKPIKLSY; encoded by the coding sequence ATGAAAAAGACTGGTGAAATTTTAAAGAAAGCCCGCGAGGAAAAAGGCCTTTCTCTTCATGAAATTGGTCTTTCTTTAAAAATTAACAGCAAGGTTTTAAAAGCCATCGAAGAGGGCGACGATGCTCATCTTCCGGCGAAGACTTTTTTACGTGGCTTTGTACAAAGTTACGCAAACTTCCTTCATCTTGATTCCGAAAAAGTTCTTGAGGTCTTTTATGAAGAGATGGGTTCGACTCGTCCGAAGCCTTACATCCGTCCTCACGATGGTGAAAAAGCGGAAGTAAAAGAAGAAGCTGCGACAACGACAGCAACGTCGGCTCAGGCCTCCACATCCACTGCAACACCTGCTGCGAAAACAGAAACTTCTGAAGCCACTGTGACTCCGATTCGCAAAGCGACTCCTCCGCCAAGTTCTTCTGATGGAATGCAGTCTTTGCGTGAAAATAAATCGAGCAAAACGATTATCATTGCGGTGATTGGTGTGGTCCTTGTTGGTCTGATCCTTTTCACTAAGAAAATGATCGATAAGTATTCAAAAGAAGCTGAAGTGCCAAGTGGCGAGGTGGCGCAAACAATTGAAGGTGCTACTCCAGTTACTGAGGAAACTCCAACTCTGGTTGAAAATGAATCCGCAGACAAAAAAGAAACAACAAGCCCTCTTGGCAATTTGACAACGGCTCCAACACCTTCGGCTCCGGCTTCATTGCCTTCGCCAACACCTACTCCGGTAAAACCAATGACGGCAGCCACTCCAGTTGCGACTCCAACTCCGTCGCCGACTCCGGTGACCAAACCAAGTCCAACCCCAACACCTGTGGCAAGTCCTTCACCTTCTCCAACGCCTTCAGCAACACCTGTTGCAAGTCCATCGCCAACACCAACACCGAAGCCAACTCCAAAAGAGGAAAGCAATAAACCTGTTGAGTTGATTGTGGAAGCTTTGGATACAGTGGAGATTGAATACGCTTCTCCAACTGGTAAACCGCAAAAAATCAAACTTTCGGCGGAACAAGTTCATACTTTCAAAAGTAAGAGTGGTTTAAAAATTAATTTCTCTAACGGTGGTGCCGTAAACTTGATCCTGAATGGAAAAGAAGTCGGCATTCCGGGAGACCTTGGTAAACCTATCAAGTTGAGCTACTAA
- a CDS encoding 23S rRNA (pseudouridine(1915)-N(3))-methyltransferase RlmH — MKFVLYNLATAKEAWADEVSELYKKKISFFIPFDIQSLKAKRSAREDADFKRNEESELILKNINSDDYVVLFDERGSVLDSIQFSKKIENILGSSKKRAVFIIGGAFGVNEDVRKRADLKVALSPMVMNHLMAQAMSLEQIYRAFTIIKKIPYHNI, encoded by the coding sequence ATGAAATTCGTTTTGTACAACCTCGCCACTGCAAAAGAGGCGTGGGCCGATGAGGTGAGCGAGTTGTACAAAAAGAAAATCTCCTTCTTTATTCCTTTCGATATTCAGTCTTTAAAAGCAAAAAGGTCAGCGCGCGAAGACGCGGACTTCAAACGCAACGAAGAATCCGAACTCATTTTAAAAAATATCAATAGTGATGATTACGTCGTGCTTTTCGATGAACGCGGTTCCGTTCTCGATTCGATTCAGTTTTCCAAAAAAATTGAGAACATTTTAGGAAGCTCCAAGAAGCGGGCGGTATTCATTATTGGTGGTGCCTTTGGAGTGAATGAAGACGTTCGTAAAAGAGCAGACTTAAAAGTGGCTCTATCGCCGATGGTGATGAATCATCTGATGGCTCAGGCGATGAGTCTTGAGCAGATCTATCGCGCGTTCACCATTATTAAGAAAATTCCCTACCACAATATTTAA
- a CDS encoding 3'-5' exonuclease, with protein sequence MRFIAFDLETTGTVPGVDQIVEIGAVRFIDGQPEAIFATLVDPQRPIPPGASAVNGISDEMVKGKPLIESLLPSLAEFCGDDVLVAHNAPFDAQFLTADIKKYETSAPKGLILDTLPIARKVFPGLPNYKLGTLVQHLKIPTTDFHRAEEDASYCGHLFFQMMKRISIGGQPPQVANLVALTGKPELRFPQIVRQPKQMDLFGSLV encoded by the coding sequence ATGAGATTCATAGCTTTTGACTTAGAGACCACTGGTACTGTTCCCGGAGTAGATCAAATCGTTGAAATTGGAGCCGTGCGCTTCATCGACGGTCAACCTGAAGCGATCTTCGCCACACTCGTAGATCCCCAACGTCCGATTCCACCAGGCGCTTCTGCGGTCAATGGTATCTCTGATGAAATGGTGAAGGGTAAGCCGCTTATTGAAAGCCTTCTTCCTTCATTGGCAGAGTTCTGCGGTGACGACGTTCTTGTCGCTCACAACGCTCCATTCGATGCGCAATTCCTAACTGCTGATATCAAAAAGTATGAAACAAGCGCACCAAAAGGTTTGATCCTCGATACTCTTCCGATCGCAAGAAAAGTATTCCCGGGTCTTCCAAACTACAAATTGGGAACTCTTGTTCAGCATTTGAAAATTCCAACTACGGATTTCCACAGAGCCGAAGAAGATGCTTCTTACTGCGGTCACTTGTTCTTCCAAATGATGAAAAGAATTTCCATCGGAGGCCAACCTCCGCAAGTAGCAAACCTTGTCGCTTTGACTGGAAAACCAGAACTTCGTTTCCCACAAATCGTCAGACAACCAAAACAAATGGACCTTTTCGGAAGCCTTGTTTAG
- a CDS encoding NAD+ synthase — MRIALAQINPTLADFEFNKEKILEFIHLAQQRKCELVVFPECALFGYHPFDLLERSKLVAKQEAELKALIKKIPKDIGVIFGLITKNPKKMGRPYYNSAVFVAKGQKPRFFHKQLLPTGDVFDEARFIEPGDFSKNYFSWKGKKFFLTICEDIWAWPDAKGHSPYSENPLAKVKRQKIDMVINLSASPYFVGKMKQREYVVGKTAAYFKAPMMYVNIVGAQDEIIFDGGSFVVDKKGKKILNCQQFEEDINVIDLDTLEVWNKTAKLETVEELRRALVLGIRDFCKKTGLQKIHLGLSGGIDSAVVAALAVDALGPSQVVTLGLPGPYNAPQSLTLAKDLAKNLGVDFKVVEMKSMYENVVTALEKGIDLSGFGIVHENLQARLRGITLMAYSNKENSLLLTTSNKSEYAAGYSTLYGDMCGGLAPLGDLTKEQVYALAKYYNQQGEVIPQEIIDRAPSAELRPDQKDEDTLPPYVKLDKAVQHLVEDSGVAKTETDKWLLPVLMRTEFKRWQAPPILKVSKHSFGRGRRYPIAHKAKE, encoded by the coding sequence ATGAGAATCGCCTTAGCACAAATCAATCCGACCTTAGCTGATTTTGAATTTAATAAAGAAAAAATTCTAGAGTTCATCCATCTAGCGCAACAACGCAAGTGCGAGCTTGTTGTTTTCCCTGAGTGCGCACTTTTTGGTTATCATCCTTTTGATCTTTTGGAGCGTTCGAAACTTGTTGCGAAACAAGAGGCGGAACTCAAAGCGTTGATTAAAAAAATTCCGAAAGACATCGGCGTTATTTTTGGTCTTATCACAAAGAACCCTAAAAAAATGGGTCGACCTTATTACAACAGCGCTGTCTTTGTAGCTAAGGGACAAAAACCTCGTTTCTTCCACAAACAGCTTTTGCCGACGGGTGACGTGTTTGATGAAGCCCGCTTCATTGAGCCCGGTGATTTCTCTAAAAATTATTTCTCGTGGAAAGGGAAAAAGTTTTTCCTGACGATCTGCGAAGACATCTGGGCTTGGCCGGATGCTAAAGGGCACTCTCCTTACAGCGAAAACCCGCTGGCGAAAGTAAAGAGACAAAAGATTGATATGGTTATCAATCTCAGTGCTTCTCCTTACTTCGTCGGAAAGATGAAGCAACGCGAATATGTCGTTGGAAAAACCGCAGCATATTTCAAGGCACCGATGATGTATGTGAATATTGTGGGCGCTCAAGACGAGATCATCTTTGATGGCGGAAGTTTTGTTGTCGATAAAAAAGGAAAGAAAATTTTAAACTGCCAACAGTTTGAAGAAGACATCAATGTGATCGATCTCGATACTCTTGAAGTTTGGAATAAAACGGCAAAACTCGAAACGGTGGAAGAGCTTCGCCGTGCACTTGTTTTAGGTATTCGTGACTTCTGTAAAAAAACGGGCCTTCAGAAAATTCATTTAGGTCTTAGCGGAGGCATTGATTCCGCTGTGGTCGCGGCGTTGGCGGTTGATGCCTTAGGGCCTTCACAAGTTGTGACCTTGGGGCTTCCGGGACCTTACAATGCTCCACAAAGTTTGACGTTAGCGAAAGACTTGGCAAAAAACCTTGGTGTTGATTTCAAGGTTGTTGAGATGAAATCCATGTATGAAAACGTGGTGACGGCTCTTGAAAAAGGCATTGACCTTTCAGGATTCGGAATTGTTCACGAAAATCTGCAAGCACGTCTTCGTGGAATCACGCTCATGGCTTATTCCAACAAAGAAAACAGCCTGCTTCTTACAACAAGTAATAAGAGCGAATATGCCGCAGGCTATTCGACGTTGTACGGAGATATGTGCGGAGGCTTAGCTCCGCTTGGAGATCTCACTAAAGAACAAGTTTATGCTTTAGCAAAATACTACAATCAACAAGGTGAAGTGATTCCGCAAGAGATCATTGACCGTGCACCTTCAGCAGAACTTCGTCCGGATCAAAAAGACGAAGACACACTTCCACCGTATGTGAAGTTAGATAAAGCCGTTCAGCATTTGGTGGAAGACTCTGGCGTTGCAAAAACAGAAACCGACAAATGGTTACTGCCTGTGCTTATGCGAACAGAGTTTAAGCGTTGGCAAGCTCCACCGATTTTGAAAGTGTCGAAGCATTCTTTTGGACGAGGACGACGTTATCCGATTGCGCACAAAGCGAAGGAATAA
- a CDS encoding LolA family protein codes for MFKKISVLFFVLSFSVGLMAAVAGNGTLQKVTKKYRASKLVEMSVVKTVKSELLGKETKYDGKIYLANGKFRWENTTPEKTLLVFDGTTIWSEQTPPKEFGGPVQVAKGKVDKKNRSQILISSLLGADLEKNFKIVKEEKAGDLVKMDVTPLYDDLTVKSLQITIDSKDSTMKEISYKDDIGNLTTMSFSDVKFQKKEKKNLFKYQPPKGAQVTDL; via the coding sequence ATGTTTAAAAAAATCAGTGTCTTGTTTTTCGTATTGTCGTTTTCAGTGGGCCTTATGGCAGCTGTTGCTGGAAACGGAACACTTCAAAAAGTAACAAAAAAATATCGAGCTTCCAAACTTGTGGAAATGTCTGTGGTTAAGACGGTGAAGTCAGAACTTCTTGGCAAAGAAACAAAATATGACGGCAAAATCTATCTTGCGAACGGAAAATTCCGCTGGGAAAACACGACTCCGGAAAAAACACTTTTGGTTTTTGATGGAACAACGATTTGGAGTGAACAAACCCCACCGAAAGAATTTGGTGGCCCTGTTCAAGTCGCTAAAGGAAAAGTTGATAAGAAAAATCGCTCACAGATTTTGATCTCTTCTTTGTTGGGCGCGGATCTTGAGAAAAACTTTAAGATCGTGAAAGAAGAAAAAGCGGGCGACCTCGTAAAGATGGACGTGACTCCGCTTTACGATGATCTCACAGTGAAGTCTTTGCAAATCACGATTGATTCTAAAGACAGCACTATGAAAGAGATCTCGTACAAAGACGATATCGGCAATCTCACAACAATGAGTTTTTCCGATGTGAAGTTTCAGAAAAAAGAAAAAAAGAATTTATTTAAATACCAACCTCCCAAAGGCGCACAGGTGACTGATCTATGA
- a CDS encoding tetratricopeptide repeat protein yields MMNGLNFNRSLFILFLSFVSLLVVGTASAQTSGQGKDEFSLFEEDLKDLPKKDTKPAAKKTQTPAATPAASAEPVAAPVVSHAETANEKIERLKKEIRSSPKNVGLIGELAEELYKKEEYEKVTLLLWKHVDKIDRKGLVLLAKAHEKRKEPNEMIRALNVLIGKDEKDYEAYSLMGNAYVLARKTKDAMESYKKAVELNNKYEPAYDGLIALYEDREPPNLYELRILYQDMIDSIGPRPIYLRKLCEINTLDGTYEPAIQMCKDAIQKDPKNADPYVYLGVCYKGMGEDEKALKALKKASIDFPKSELAQYHYGKVLEEQKSYVDAMKVYKAGTEADPKAARSWLGLATSSFEIRKYELSLLAFKNACKFDKKNAVAFRRATTVLRNAKNSQWIGKFEHESETCTF; encoded by the coding sequence ATGATGAATGGACTGAATTTCAATCGTTCCTTATTTATTCTGTTCTTGTCTTTTGTCTCATTATTGGTCGTTGGGACGGCTTCTGCCCAGACTTCGGGACAGGGTAAGGATGAGTTCTCTCTCTTTGAAGAAGATCTTAAAGACCTTCCTAAAAAAGACACAAAACCGGCAGCTAAAAAAACTCAAACTCCTGCTGCAACACCAGCTGCGTCCGCGGAACCCGTGGCAGCTCCGGTCGTTAGCCACGCAGAAACAGCGAACGAAAAAATTGAGCGTCTCAAAAAAGAAATTCGCAGCAGCCCTAAGAATGTCGGTCTTATTGGAGAGCTTGCCGAAGAACTTTACAAAAAAGAGGAGTACGAAAAGGTCACTCTGCTTTTGTGGAAGCACGTGGATAAAATTGATCGCAAAGGTTTAGTGCTTCTCGCGAAAGCTCACGAAAAACGCAAAGAGCCGAATGAAATGATTCGCGCGTTGAATGTGCTTATCGGTAAAGATGAAAAAGATTACGAAGCCTACAGCTTAATGGGTAACGCCTACGTTCTTGCCAGAAAAACCAAGGACGCGATGGAGTCTTATAAAAAGGCCGTTGAGCTTAACAACAAATACGAACCTGCTTATGACGGTTTGATCGCTCTTTACGAAGATCGCGAACCACCTAACTTGTACGAACTCCGGATTCTTTATCAAGACATGATCGATAGCATCGGACCACGCCCGATTTACTTGCGCAAACTGTGCGAGATCAACACTTTGGACGGCACTTATGAACCTGCAATACAGATGTGTAAAGACGCCATTCAGAAAGATCCTAAAAACGCCGACCCTTACGTTTATTTGGGCGTTTGCTACAAAGGCATGGGTGAAGACGAAAAGGCTTTAAAAGCTCTTAAAAAGGCGTCTATCGACTTCCCGAAATCGGAGCTTGCGCAATACCACTACGGGAAGGTTCTTGAGGAGCAAAAGAGCTATGTCGACGCAATGAAGGTGTATAAAGCCGGCACAGAAGCCGATCCAAAAGCGGCGCGCTCATGGTTGGGCCTTGCGACTTCTTCCTTTGAAATTAGAAAGTATGAATTGTCATTGCTCGCTTTTAAAAACGCGTGCAAGTTCGACAAAAAAAATGCGGTGGCCTTTAGAAGAGCCACCACAGTCTTAAGAAACGCTAAAAATTCTCAATGGATCGGCAAGTTCGAACACGAATCCGAAACTTGCACTTTCTAG
- a CDS encoding protein-glutamine glutaminase family protein: MKFLFALLLSLGLSSSVFAKGLSSHRHANETYETARNRHFFGKTFDVPFQMQDMSADAATRFVSAERAKKPLKNLDIKEIPDVGSYADMENQFFYVRDTRFLTTQDKNFPRRLTWMYPDDGCYARAEVAKFELENHNFPAPKKVFVFGNLSALSDNSPTGSVQWWYHVAVSYRVGADVYIFDPALEPQRPLKLAEWNKLVGGDNAYVQYSICDHETYDPSGDCYHPTPQSKNDAYYEQKSFLQYEWDRIVELKRNPEEELGNNPPWLNK, from the coding sequence ATGAAATTCTTGTTCGCACTTTTGCTGTCACTAGGTTTGTCTTCTTCGGTTTTTGCTAAAGGTCTTTCTTCTCACCGCCACGCGAATGAGACTTATGAAACTGCCCGCAACAGACATTTTTTTGGTAAAACATTTGATGTTCCATTTCAAATGCAAGACATGTCCGCCGATGCGGCCACTCGTTTTGTTTCTGCTGAAAGAGCAAAAAAACCGCTTAAGAATTTAGACATCAAAGAAATCCCTGACGTTGGTTCTTACGCGGATATGGAAAATCAATTTTTCTATGTTCGCGACACTCGTTTCTTAACCACTCAAGACAAAAACTTCCCGCGCCGTTTGACTTGGATGTATCCGGATGACGGTTGCTACGCTCGCGCTGAAGTCGCGAAGTTTGAATTAGAAAATCACAACTTCCCGGCTCCAAAAAAAGTTTTCGTCTTCGGAAATCTTTCTGCGCTTTCAGACAATTCACCAACAGGCTCTGTTCAATGGTGGTACCACGTCGCTGTTTCTTACCGCGTAGGTGCTGACGTTTACATTTTCGATCCGGCACTTGAACCACAACGTCCTTTGAAATTGGCAGAGTGGAATAAACTTGTAGGCGGAGACAACGCTTACGTTCAATATTCTATTTGCGATCACGAAACTTATGATCCATCAGGCGACTGCTATCATCCAACTCCACAAAGCAAGAACGACGCTTATTATGAGCAAAAATCTTTCTTGCAATACGAGTGGGACCGCATTGTTGAACTTAAGCGCAACCCAGAAGAAGAGTTGGGTAACAACCCACCTTGGTTGAACAAATAG